One window of the Podospora pseudopauciseta strain CBS 411.78 chromosome 4, whole genome shotgun sequence genome contains the following:
- a CDS encoding hypothetical protein (COG:M; EggNog:ENOG503NXTR): MWPGDSIDNLPVQPPSGLDDMDNDHYADSVSSSSPSDSPAASSPLTSPDLSEDGFDIDRSPSPLGGREQEAGSPKFTLVIGGLGYIGSHTVLELLREGHNVIIVDNLSNSYQTILDSIKTLTAKHCKANGRRMPLIHFHRLDYRSRSMRFLIESYTDLVMSIDGSGRQRMTYQSRIEGVIHFAAYKSVEESIRRPLQYYQNNVCGLVSLLQQLDKYNIHNFIFSSSATVYGSKANTGEPLRESDLIHHAEERVDESTGERIVTQPSAVGLSCPYARTKYFSEAILADVAAANPAWRIVALRYFNPVGCDPSGLLGENPRGEATNLYPVLTQVLTGQRERLNVFGTDWATRDGTAVRDYIHVLDVARGHISALGWNGDRGGTGFRAFNLGSGTGTTVLEAVRSLEAASKRTVSLDWAGRRPGDVGVCVASTERASKELGWSPRESVAQCASDLWNFVERTLGLQQQQQQQSVKV; the protein is encoded by the exons ATGTGGCCCGGGGATTCCATCGACAACCTACCTGTTCAACCTCCCAGCGGACTTGACGACATGGACAACGACCACTACGCAGACTCGGTgagctcttcctcgccgtcgGATTCACCCGCCGCGAGCTCGCCGCTCACTAGTCCCGACTTATCTGAGGATGGCTTCGACATTGATCgttccccatcaccacttGGTGGTCGTGAACAAGAAGCTGGCAGCCCCAAGTTCACCCTCGTCATCGGGGGTCTTGGGTATATCGGATCACACACCGTGTTGGAGCTCCTAAGAGAGGGGCACAATG TCATCATTGTCGAcaacctcagcaacagctACCAGACCATCCTGGACAGCATCAAGACCTTGACGGCCAAGCACTGCAAAGCCAATGGCAGGAGGATGCCCTTGATCCACTTCCACCGTCTCGACTATCGCAGCCGATCGATGCGGTTCCTCATCGAGAGCTACACGGACCTTGTCATGTCGATCGACGGCAGCGGCAGGCAGCGCATGACGTACCAGTCCCGCATCGAGGGGGTGATCCACTTTGCGGCTTACAAGTCGGTCGAGGAGTCGATACGGCGGCCGTTGCAGTACTACCAGAACAACGTCTGCGGGCTCGTATCGCTGCTCCAGCAGCTCGACAAGTACAACATCCACAACTTTATCTTTAGCAGCTCGGCGACCGTGTACGGGTCCAAGGCCAACACGGGCGAGCCGCTGCGGGAGTCGGACCTGATCCACCACGCCGAGGAGCGAGTCGACGAGTCGACGGGCGAGCGCATCGTGACGCAGCCGTCGGCGGTGGGCCTGTCGTGCCCCTACGCGCGGACAAAGTACTTCAGCGAAGCTATTCTTGCAGATGTGGCGGCCGCGAACCCGGCCTGGCGCATCGTGGCACTGCGCTACTTCAACCCCGTTGGCTGCGACCCGTCGGGACTGCTGGGGGAGAACCCGCGGGGGGAGGCGACCAACCTGTACCCCGTGCTGACACAGGTGCTGACGGGGCAGAGGGAAAGGCTAAACGTATTCGGCACAGACTGGGCGACGCGGGACGGCACGGCGGTTCGAGACTACATTCACGTCCTGGACGTGGCGCGGGGCCACATCTCGGCGCTCGGGTGGAACGGCGATCGCGGGGGGACAGGGTTCCGCGCCTTCAATCTCGGGAGCGGCACGGGCACCACTGTGCTCGAAGCAGTCCGGAGCCTCGAGGCCGCATCGAAAAGGACTGTCTCACTGGACTGGGCCGGACGAAGACCAGGAGACGTTGGCGTCTGCGTGGCGTCTACCGAGCGAGCCAGCAAGGAGCTGGGGTGGTCACCGCGGGAGAGCGTCGCCCAGTGCGCATCAGATCTGTGGAACTTTGTCGAGAGGACCTTGGggctgcagcagcagcagcagcagcagtcagtCAAGGTGTGA
- a CDS encoding hypothetical protein (EggNog:ENOG503PX3C), whose protein sequence is MKLSLVAVAVAAAFSSTVLAHSSSPADVNMLEMRAAKGKGKHNKHEHPKHDFRLACVCEPDRCPTFLQGKSLCECKAAHLEGCYLKSQRGCPKPSANKC, encoded by the exons ATGAAGCTCTCAttggttgctgttgcagtTGCTGCTGCCTTCTCGTCGACGGTGCTGGCTCACTCGAGCTCACCGGCCGACGTGAACATGCTGGAGATGCGAGCTGCCAAGGGCAAAGGCAAGCACAACAAGCACGAACACCCCAAGCATGACTTTCGTCTGGCTTGTGTTTGCGAGCCCGACCGGTGTCCGACGTTTCTGCAGGGCAAGTCG CTGTGCGAGTGCAAGGCAGCCCACCTCGAGGGATGCTACTTGAAATCGCAGAGAGGATGCCCAAAGCCCTCGGCTAAc AAGTGTTGA
- a CDS encoding hypothetical protein (EggNog:ENOG503PEI9; COG:S; CAZy:GH135), whose product MGTKMTKLSSPSQNNNKALILLPLYIYPSPDAWTPLLLAANRHPTLQFLVVVNPSNGPGEGDRPDENYVRVLQQLRDVENVKLVGYVYCSYGKREQGEMRRDVERYKVWGCEKRGCGVDIKGIFFDEAPADGGHVGYMAEAAGEVRSALGEEAVVVYNPGVFPDQGYWGKGDYVVVFENVAREWWGGYVRENVKKLPKELRERSVVIAHSCQGDEKERILADVRRERWGAHFLTEEGGYESWDGGWGGYVGEADEEWDGEEEGGCC is encoded by the exons ATGGGCACTAAAATGACCAaactctcctccccctcccaaaacaacaacaaagccctcatcctcctccccctctacatctacccctcccccgacgcCTGGACCCCCCTGCTGCTCGCCGCAAACCGGCACCCCACCCTCCAgttcctcgtcgtcgtcaacccGTCCAATGGCCCCGGGGAGGGCGACAGGCCGGACGAGAACTACGTCCGGGTGCTTCAACAGCTGAGGGATGTGGAAAATGTAAAGTTGGTGGGGTATGTCTACTGCAGCTATGGGAAGAGGGAGCAGGgagagatgaggagggatgTAGAGAGGTATAAAGTTTGGGGGTGTGAGAAGAGGGGTTGC GGCGTGGATATCAAGGGGATTTTCTTTGACGAGGCGCCTGCTGATGGGGGCCATGTGGGGTATATGGCTGAGGCcgcgggggaggtgaggagtgcgcttggggaagaggcggtggtggtgtataaCCCGGGAGTTTTTCCTGATCAGGGGTattggggaaagggggattACGTGGTTGTTTTTGAGAATGTAGCCagggagtggtgggggggttatGTGAGGGAGAATGTGAAGAAGTTACCAAAAgagttgagggagaggagtgTGGTTATTGCGCATAGTTGTCAGGGAGACGAAAAAGAGAGGATATTGGCGGATGTGAGGAGGGAGCGGTGGGGGGCGCACTTTttgacggaggagggggggtatgagagttgggatgggggttggggggggtaTGTGGGTGAGGCGGATGAggagtgggatggggaggaagagggggggtgttgttga
- a CDS encoding hypothetical protein (COG:S; CAZy:GH114; EggNog:ENOG503P167), with amino-acid sequence MEGKEGRLRGNSRESRLSRRQKLVLAAVAAVLIIVLIVGLGLGLGLKNRGGGGGDDDSLPPAPQPTAIWQPKVNTSWQIILNAKLDIDPNNPVVEPDVDVYDIDMFMHQNSRAVSSLHKLNKKVICYFSAGSYEKNRPDSSKFPEEDIGLVLDGWPDERWLNISSPAIREIMVGRIEIASRMGCDAVDPDNVDGYQNENGMDLTPEDSVSFMTFLADEAHKRNMAIGLKNAGDIVKTMLPRMQFAVNEECAEFNDCRTFSQFVDAGKPVFHIEYPEGAPFNTNAEQKQAYCNAPGANGFSTILKGMNLNFGAEYCDGRQVRTKVLRRFSSG; translated from the coding sequence ATGGAGGGTAAGGAGGGCAGGTTGCGGGGGAATAGTAGGGAATCGAGGCTGTCACGCCGGCAGAagctggtgctggctgcCGTGGCCGCCGTGTTGATCATCGTCCTGATtgtcggcctcggcctcggtctCGGTCTCAAGAAccggggcggcggcggaggagacgACGATTCACTACCACCGGCTCCTCAACCCACCGCCATCTGGCAGCCCAAGGTCAACACGTCATGGCAGATCATCCTCAACGCGAAGCTCGACATtgaccccaacaaccctgTTGTCGAACCCGATGTCGACGTGTACGACATTGACATGTTCATGCACCAAAACTCGCGCGCCGTGTCGAGTCTGCacaagctcaacaagaaGGTCATCTGCTACTTCAGCGCCGGGTCCTACGAGAAGAACCGTCCTGACTCGTCCAAGTTCCCCGAGGAGGACATCGGCCTTGTCCTGGACGGGTGGCCGGACGAGAGATGGCTCAACATCAGCAGCCCGGCGATCAGGGAGATCATGGTCGGCCGCATCGAAATCGCCAGCAGGATGGGCTGCGACGCTGTCGATCCTGACAATGTCGATGGGTACCAGAACGAGAACGGGATGGACCTGACACCGGAGGATTCCGTCTCCTTCATGACCTTCCTCGCCGACGAGGCTCACAAGCGCAACATGGCCATCGGCCTCAAGAACGCCGGCGACATTGTCAAGACGATGCTGCCGCGGATGCAGTTTGCCGTCAACGAGGAGTGCGCCGAGTTCAACGACTGCAGGACCTTCTCTCAGTTTGTCGACGCGGGCAAGCCCGTGTTCCACATTGAGTACCCCGAAGGAGCTCCGTTCAACACCAACGCCGAGCAAAAGCAGGCGTACTGCAACGCCCCGGGAGCGAATGGGTTCAGCACCATTCTCAAGGGGATGAACCTCAATTTTGGGGCTGAGTACTGCGATGGAAGGCAGGTGAGGACAAAGGTGCTGCGGCGGTTTTCCTCTGGCTGA
- a CDS encoding hypothetical protein (COG:S; CAZy:CE18; EggNog:ENOG503NZ1X; CAZy:CBM87), translating into MIFRRAAAVLGGILALGQGACVKAALSTSNTILVLARDAASATSATSGLQGYGIPYEVLLVPQSGATLPPLNSSAESGNYGGFIVLSELAYNLPGGWGSAVTPAQWQTIYNYQTTFGARMVRLDVFPSTDLGVTLAVPNAGCCNTGVEQLVSISSTADFPTANIKTGAGVSTQGLWHYPATIINSTLAKQVATFAPSSDGTFTTTTTAAIINDYGRRKQMVWFMSWATDWAQGPNFLQHAYIHWLTRGVFLGKRKIYLSTQVDDMHLATGLYRPVNTEFRARVSDMVQHATWQTNLNSRLPAGSNYFVEIAHNGNGDIENAITQPGGTTTCNPNEPVWYDTPPDTPLEFQKPLGTGTNVWPSSWTTYPWSLTCAKLDPLATWFNTNPNTFAHLSHTFTHLELNNATYSDADKEIKFNKAWLQQLGLWTASKVSQAGLVPPAITGLHNGDVIRAWWDNGIRYVVGDNTRPPLRHPSNSFWPRISNVADNGYAGLTIIPRWATTIYYNCDTAFCTTQEWIDTSGGSGTFANLINDARAVNTRYLLGLHHDPFMFHQANMRTGDVDSYTVGPVTGNLSLLQIWVEVIAQEMTRLTNWPIVTKKHDDIGKLFVDRQTLDNCAPKLRYNYAANGNTITSVTVTANGNSCSVPVPVTVRGGATGSGTTVDAVGSEPPIYWTTLSGSARTLTLSSPAVI; encoded by the exons ATGATCTTCCGTAGGGCTGCAGCAGTTCTCGGAGGCATCTTGGCGCTAGGTCAAGGTGCCTGTGTGAAGGctgccctctccacctccaataCCATCTTGGTCCTGGCCCGTGATGCCGCTTCCGCCACCTCGGCCACCTCTGGCCTCCAAGGTTACGGCATCCCATACGAGGTCCTCCTTGTACCTCAGTCCGGTGCCACTCTGCCTCCGCTCAACTCCTCAGCAGAGTCCGGCAACTACGGTGGCTTCATTGTGCTCAGCGAGCTGGCCTATAACCTTCCCGGTGGCTGGGGCAGCGCCGTCACCCCCGCCCAATGGCAGACCATCTACAACTACCAGACCACCTTCGGAGCTCGCATGGTGCGTCTCGATGTGTTCCCCAGCACCGATCTTGGTGTCACTCTTGCCGTCCCGAATGCTGGGTGCTGCAACACGGGTGTCGAGCAGCTCGTCAGCATCAGCTCGACCGCTGATTTCCCCACGGCCAACATCAAGAC CGGTGCTGGTGTGAGCACACAAGGTCTCTGGCACTACCcagccaccatcatcaactctACTCTTGCCAAGCAGGTGGCTACTTTTGCTCCTTCTTCGGATggcaccttcaccaccaccacgactgctgccatcatcaacgaCTATGGACGTCGGAAGCAGATGGTCTGGTTCATGTCGTGGGCTACCGACTGGGCCCAGGGTCCCAACTTCCTGCAGCACGCCTACATCCACTGGTTGACCCGCGGTGTCT TCCTCGGAAAGCGCAAGATCTATCTAAGCACGCAGGTGGATGACATGCACTTGGCCACGGGCTTGTACCGCCCAGTCAACACCGAGTTCCGTGCTCGCGTGAGCGACATGGTCCAGCATGCTACCTGGCAAACCAACCTCAACTCCCGTCTTCCTGCCGGGTCCAACTACTTTGTCGAGATTGCTCACAACGGCAACGGTGACATCGAAAACGCCATTACTCAGCCCGGCGGAACCACCACGTGCAATCCCAACGAGCCCGTGTGGTACGATACACCACCCGACACTCCTCTCGAGTTCCAGAAGCCCCTCGGCACCGGAACCAATGTCTGGCCCAGCAGCTGGACGACCTACCCGTGGTCCTTGACCTGTGCCAAGCTGGATCCCCTCGCCACCTggttcaacaccaaccccaacaccttTGCCCACCTGTCCCACACCTTCACTCACCTGGAGCTCAACAACGCCACCTACTCCGACGCCGACAAGGAGATCAAGTTCAACAAAGCCTGGCTCCAGCAGCTCGGCCTCTGGACAGCCAGCAAGGTCTCCCAAGCCGGCCTTGTTCCTCCTGCTATCACCGGCCTCCACAACGGCGATGTCATCCGCGCCTGGTGGGACAACGGCATCCGCTACGTCGTCGGCGACAACACCCggccccccctccgccacccgTCCAACTCGTTCTGGCCTCGCATCTCCAACGTCGCCGACAACGGCTACGCCGGCCTGACCATCATCCCACGCtgggccaccaccatctaTTATAATTGCGACACGGCCTTTTGCACCACGCAGGAGTGGATCGACACCTCgggcggcagcggcaccTTTGCCAACCTCATCAACGACGCCCGCGCCGTCAACACCCGctacctcctcggcctccaccACGACCCCTTCATGTTCCATCAGGCCAACATGCGCACCGGCGACGTGGACTCGTACACGGTCGGCCCCGTCACCGGCAACCTCTCTCTCCTGCAGATCTGGGTCGAGGTGATCGCGCAGGAGATGACGCGGTTGACCAACTGGCCGATTGTTACCAAGAAGCACGACGACATTGGCAAGCTGTTTGTCGATCGCCAGACTCTGGA CAACTGCGCCCCCAAGCTGCGCTACAACTACGCCGCCAACggcaacaccatcacctctgTCACTGTCACGGCCAACGGGAACAGTTGCAGCGTCCCCGTGCCGGTGACCGTGAGGGGTGGTGCTACCGGGTCGGGGACGACGGTTGATGCTGTGGGGAGCGAGCCGCCTATCTACTGGACCACTCTGAGCGGGTCCGCGAGGACGTTGACGCTCAGCTCGCCGGCTGTTATCTAG
- a CDS encoding hypothetical protein (COG:C; EggNog:ENOG503NWP9), whose translation MHRNASVIRNVVKAMTPFRSDAIVLVVSNPVDLLTSIAQELAGLPKFQVFGSGTFLESVRIRGLLAEKAGVAASSIQLFVLGVHGNGQVVAWSSATINGIPLDKVLSPDTFGHQELAKECKERAEAIFTAKGATPFGTGSVVASICASILFDKREVRPVSHFQPEFDCCFSLPVVLGRKGIMKTIEMPLGSDENAAIARSAHRLKSTIELTDKK comes from the coding sequence ATGCACCGCAACGCCTCGGTGATCCGCAACGTGGTCAAGGCCATGACGCCCTTCCGTTCAGACgccatcgtcctcgtcgtctcCAACCCGGTCGATCTCCTCACCTCGATTGCTCAAGAGCTTGCCGGGCTACCCAAGTTCCAGGTCTTTGGCTCCGGGACGTTCCTCGAGTCGGTCCGGATCCGGGGTTTGCTGGCGGAAAAGGCCGGGGTGGCCGCCAGCTCGATCcagttgtttgttttgggCGTTCATGGCAACGGTCAGGTGGTTGCTTGGTCGTCGGCGACCATCAACGGCATCCCCCTCGACAAGGTGCTCTCGCCCGACACGTTTGGACATCAGGAGCTTGCAAAAGAGTGTAAAGAGAGAGCCGAGGCCATCTTCACGGCCAAGGGGGCCACGCCGTTTGGGACTGGGTCTGTTGTGGCGAGTATCTGCGCTTCGATCCTCTTCGACAAGAGGGAGGTAAGGCCCGTTAGCCATTTCCAGCCGGAATTCGATTGCTGTTTCAGCCTGCCGGTGGTTCtcgggaggaaggggatcATGAAGACGATTGAGATGCCGCTGGGGAGTGACGAGAATGCCGCCATTGCTAGGTCTGCGCACCGGCTGAAGAGCACGATAGAGCTTACGGATAAGAAGTAA
- a CDS encoding hypothetical protein (COG:G; EggNog:ENOG503P1AH) encodes MSTVLVCDFKHLARGDVALVGGKISSLGEMISRLASQGIPVPPGFATTSHAYWQYVDGNGIREKIGSLLAEWQAGRETLAETGRAVRRLFIRGEWPADAAAAITTAYKKLSAEARIDNLPVAVRSSATAEDLPDASFAGQLESYLNITGEDRLLDACRRCYASLFTDRAISYRQTKGFDHTSIALSVGVQQMVRSDAGGSGVMFSIDTESGFDKVVLINAAWGLGENIVQGTVNPDEYQVFKPLLNDTGLVPIIHKKLGGKATKMVLGRSRHQPTRNVPTSKAERAAFVLTDDEILALARLACTIEKHYGCGMDMEWAKDGITGELFIVQARPETVHSRQDPAVLKTYSVKKKGRALATGLSIGDAAVAGHLCLIEDAKDIDRFIDGSILVTVATDPDWVPIMKRAAAIITDHGGRTSHAAIVSRELGVPAVVGTGDATYVLHTDQEVTVSCAEGDVGFVYEGVSDITTTTVDLTDLPPVRTNIMLNLANPSAAYRWWRLPADGIGLARMEFVVSNAIQVHPMALVHFDRLKDEKVQDQIVKLTVGYPHKPDYFVDKLAHGLAALCATFFPRPTIIRLSDFKTNEYAGLIGGAEFEPLEENPMLGFRGASRYYSPRYRDGFALECRAIKQLREVMGFTNAVVMVPFCRTVDEAKKVLDVMAENGLRRGEGGLKVYVMCEIPSNVILAERFTEHFDGFSIGSNDLTQLTLGVDRDSGLLADLFDEQDEAVKWMIARVIRVARERGSKVGICGQAPSDHPEFARFLVEAGIDSISVIPDSFLAVKRHVVDSEKP; translated from the coding sequence ATGTCTACCGTCTTGGTTTGTGACTTTAAACATCTGGCACGCGGTGATGTCGCGCTGGTCGGTGGGAAAATCTCGTCCTTGGGCGAGATGATCAGCCGTCTCGCAAGCCAGGGCATTCCCGTGCCGCCTGGGTTTGCGACCACCTCTCACGCCTACTGGCAGTACGTTGACGGCAACGGGATCCGAGAGAAAATTGGTAGTTTGTTGGCGGAATGGCAGGCAGGGCGCGAGACCCTTGCCGAGACGGGCCGGGCAGTCCGTCGATTGTTCATCCGCGGCGAGTGGCCGGCTGATGCGGcggccgccatcaccaccgcctacAAGAAGCTCTCGGCCGAGGCTCGGATTGATAACCTGCCTGTTGCCGTCCGGTCCAGCGCGACGGCTGAGGATCTTCCTGACGCTAGCTTTGCCGGCCAGCTGGAGTCGTACTTGAACATTACTGGCGAAGACCGGCTTCTGGACGCCTGTCGCCGATGCTATGCCTCGCTGTTTACCGACCGAGCCATTAGCTACCGCCAGACCAAGGGATTTGACCACACCAGCATTGCCCTCTCAGTCGGTGTACAGCAAATGGTCCGCTCGGATGCCGGTGGTTCTGGCGTCATGTTTTCCATTGACACGGAGAGCGGGTTCGACAAAGTCGTGCTCATCAACGCCGCCTGGGGTCTTGGGGAGAACATTGTGCAAGGAACCGTAAACCCGGACGAGTATCAAGTCTTCAAGCCGCTTCTGAACGACACCGGTCTggtccccatcatccacaaGAAGCTAGGCGGCAAGGCGACCAAGATGGTCCTTGGACGGAGTCGCCACCAGCCCACTCGCAATGTTCCCACCTCCAAAGCCGAGCGCGCGGCGTTTGTTCTTACCGACGACGAGATTCTCGCGTTGGCACGCTTGGCTTGCACCATTGAGAAGCACTACGGCTGTGGGATGGACATGGAATGGGCCAAGGATGGCATCACAGGCGAGCTGTTCATCGTCCAGGCCCGACCCGAGACGGTGCACTCCCGTCAGGACCCTGCCGTCCTCAAAACGTACAGTGTCAAAAAGAAGGGGCGTGCTCTAGCCACGGGTCTGTCGATCGGTGATGCCGCGGTGGCAGGCCACCTCTGTCTCATCGAAGACGCCAAAGACATCGACAGGTTCATCGACGGCTCCATCCTGGTGACGGTGGCAACCGATCCAGACTGGGTGCCCATCATGAAGCGCGCggcagccatcatcaccgaccACGGCGGCCGCACCTCCCACGCCGCCATCGTCAGCCGCGAGCTTGGTGTCCCAGCCGTGGTGGGCACAGGCGACGCCACCTACGTGCTGCACACCGACCAGGAAGTCACCGTCTCGTGCGCCGAAGGCGACGTCGGTTTTGTCTACGAGGGCGTTtccgacatcaccaccacaacagtCGACCTCACCGACCTCCCGCCCGTCCGGACAAACATCATGCTCAACCTTGCCAACCCCTCCGCGGCATACCGCTGGTGGCGCCTTCCCGCCGACGGCATCGGCCTGGCAAGGATGGAGTTTGTCGTCTCCAACGCCATCCAGGTCCACCCCATGGCGCTGGTACATTTTGACAGGCTCAAGGACGAGAAGGTCCAAGACCAAATCGTCAAGCTGACGGTTGGGTACCCCCACAAACCGGATTACTTTGTCGACAAGCTCGCCCACGGCCTGGCGGCCCTCTGCGCGACCTTTTTCCCCAGACCGACCATCATCCGCCTCAGCGATTTCAAGACAAACGAGTACGCGGGCCTGATCGGCGGCGCTGAGTTTGAGCCTTTGGAAGAAAACCCCATGCTTGGCTTCCGCGGCGCGTCGAGGTACTACTCCCCGCGTTACCGCGACGGTTTCGCGCTCGAGTGTCGGGCCATCAAGCAGCTGCGCGAGGTGATGGGATTCACCAacgcggtggtgatggtgccatTCTGCCGGACGGTGGAtgaggcgaagaaggtgcTGGATGTCATGGCGGAGAATGGGCTGCGGcgcggggagggagggctGAAGGTTTATGTCATGTGCGAGATACCGTCGAATGTTATCTTGGCCGAGAGGTTTACGGAGCATTTTGACGGGTTTTCCATCGGGTCGAATGACTTGACGCAGTTGACTTTGGGGGTGGATAGGGActcggggttgttggctgaTTTGTTTGATGAGCAGGATGAGGCGGTCAAGTGGATGATTGCGAGGGTGATCCgggtggcgagggagagggggtcaAAGGTGGGCATTTGTGGGCAGGCGCCGAGTGATCACCCAGAGTTTGCGAGGTTTTTGGTCGAGGCTGGGATTGATTCCATTTCGGTGATTCCTGACAGCTTTCTTGCTGTCAAGAGGCATGTAGTTGATAGTGAAAAGCCCTGA
- a CDS encoding hypothetical protein (COG:S; EggNog:ENOG503NVY6), with protein sequence MSLKDSLSFPGNLRRIGRGHRDGRIKSMMGRLEISEQGTHTDGLISGSRLRQLGPPGGYKIRFTLLTTVLLHAVIHQTLLTQSGKPSVANMVAYKLSVGTALLSLTVRSLAVPIVSEPTTTFTSTPAFTPPVRPHSNVTDHGPYTGPPPTTTGAKTTDVLAPSIPALPPGPNAFDYPSDGELHAPLPAPYTPSGGVGTNGSAPVYRVLSDFDYESIALALYQEWIELDLFHWGLATFSEEEFEEAGLKAEDRYLLQFMAEQEVGHATLLSNMLGPSAPVQCSYNYPVTNVREYIDFSQKLTRYGEAGVYGFLNHLNAHDVGQMLLQSITTEARQQMIFRQFEGLFPMPEWFEVGIPQSWAWTLLAPYISSCPANQTRLVWQNFPALHILNQPNPARINGSNAWNETTGGYTNTLSTADIEDDEDCINSTEEGVNCSPGITNNRTNPLSYPGRQVFLQWDEPGFPVGPNNSYITSTSANPPVFAAWVSQLNVTYTPLEEIQNNTAWTVQPNMETFAGDPAVNGTIFLVLTDLDLYVTPYNLTQLNPHVYAVGMYQSG encoded by the coding sequence ATGTCTTTGAAGGACAGCCTCTCCTTTCCAGGAAATCTCCGCCGGATTGGGCGGGGGCACCGGGATGGGAGGATCAAGTCGATGATGGGACGGTTAGAAATCTCTGAGCAGGGCACACACACCGACGGCCTGATTTCCGGCTCAAGGCTCCGACAGCTCGGGCCGCCTGGAGGTTATAAGATCAGATTCACCCTCCTGACCACTGTGTTGCTCCACGCTGTGATACATCAGACACTGCTCACACAATCTGGCAAGCCGTCAGTCGCAAACATGGTCGCCTACAAGCTCTCCGTGGGCACTGCCCTGCTCTCTCTAACTGTCCGGTCTTTGGCAGTTCCTATCGTCTCcgaaccaaccaccacttTTACCTCAACACCCGCCTTCACTCCTCCCGTCAGACCACACAGCAATGTTACGGATCACGGCCCATACACCgggccaccacccaccactaCTGGAGCCAAGACCACCGATGTTCTTgccccctccatcccagCTTTGCCCCCTGGACCCAACGCGTTTGACTATCCAAGTGACGGAGAGCTACACGCTCCGCTCCCAGCACCATATACGCCTTCCGGCGGTGTGGGAACGAACGGATCCGCCCCTGTGTATCGCGTGCTCTCCGACTTTGACTACGAGTCCATTGCCCTGGCACTCTACCAAGAATGGATCGAGCTCGATCTCTTTCACTGGGGGCTTGCGACCTTTTCTGAAGAGGAGTTCGAGGAGGCTGGTCTGAAGGCTGAGGATCGCTACCTTCTCCAGTTCATGGCTGAGCAAGAAGTCGGCCATGCCACTCTTCTCAGCAACATGCTCGGCCCCTCTGCTCCAGTCCAGTGCAGCTACAACTACCCAGTCACCAATGTCCGCGAGTACATTGACTTTTCCCAGAAGCTGACCCGGTACGGCGAAGCTGGCGTCTACggcttcctcaaccacctcaatGCTCATGATGTTGGACAGATGCTCCTCCAgagcatcaccaccgaggCCCGTCAGCAGATGATCTTCCGCCAGTTCGAGGGCTTGTTCCCCATGCCCGAGTGGTTCGAGGTCGGCATCCCCCAGTCCTGGGCCTGGACCTTGCTGGCGCCTTACATCTCATCCTGCCCCGCCAACCAGACCCGCCTGGTCTGGCAGAACTTCCCTGCCCTTCACATCCtcaaccagcccaaccccGCTCGCATCAATGGCTCCAACGCCTGGAATGAGACCACTGGCGGctacaccaacaccctcagcACTGCTGATAttgaggacgacgaggactgCATCAACAGCACTGAGGAGGGCGTGAACTGCTCCCCtggcatcaccaacaaccgcaCCAACCCTCTCTCCTACCCAGGCCGTCAGGTCTTCCTCCAGTGGGACGAGCCTGGTTTCCCTGTCGGCCCCAACAACAGCTACATCACCAGCACGAGTGCCAACCCGCCTGTCTTTGCCGCTTGGGTCAGTCAGCTCAACGTCACTTACACTCCCCTGGAGGAGATCCAGAACAACACCGCCTGGACTGTGCAGCCCAACATGGAGACGTTTGCTGGTGATCCGGCTGTCAACGGTACCATCTTTTTGGTCTTGACAGACTTGGATCTTTATGTTACTCCTTACAACCTTACCCAGCTGAACCCTCATGTGTATGCTGTGGGTATGTACCAGTCTGGTTAA